From Anas acuta chromosome 20, bAnaAcu1.1, whole genome shotgun sequence, a single genomic window includes:
- the GRIN1 gene encoding glutamate receptor ionotropic, NMDA 1 isoform X3 — MSTMRLLLLALLFSSSFARAGCDPKIVNIGAVLSTKKHEQIFREAVNQANKRHGTWKLQLNATSVTHKPNAIQMALSVCEDLISSQVYAILVSHPPAPNDHLTPTPVSYTAGFYRIPVIGLTTRMSIYSDKSIHLSFLRTVPPYSHQANVWFEMMRVFNWNHVILIVSDDHEGRAAQKKLETLLEERESKSKKRNYENLDQLSYDNKRGPKAEKVLQFDPGTKNVTSLLLEAKELEARVIILSASEDDAATVYRSAAMLNMTGSGYVWLVGEREISGNALRYAPDGVIGLQLINGKNESAHISDAVAVVAQAVHDLFEKENITDPPRGCVGNTNIWKTGPLFKRVLMSSKYSEGVTGRVEFNEDGDRKFANYSIMNLQNRKLVQVGIFNGSHVLTNDRKIIWPGGETEKPQGYQMSTKLKIVTIHQEPFVYVKPTQADGTCREEFTINGDPVKKVFCTGPNETIPGRPTVALCCYGFCIDLLIRLAGVMNFTYEVHLVADGKFGTQERVNNSNKKEWNGMMGELLSGQADMIVAPLTINNERAQYIEFSKPFKYQGLTILVKKEIPRSTLDSFMQPFQSTLWLLVGLSVHVVAVMLYLLDRFSPFGRFKVNSEEEEEDALTLSSAMWFSWGVLLNSGIGEGAPRSFSARILGMVWAGFAMIIVASYTANLAAFLVLDRPEERITGINDPRLRNPSDKFIYATVKQSSVDIYFRRQVELSTMYRHMEKHNYESAAEAIQAVRDNKLHAFIWDSAVLEFEASQKCDLVTTGELFFRSGFGIGMRKDSPWKQNVSLAILKSHENGFMEDLDKTWVRYQECDSRSNAPATLTFENMAGVFMLVAGGIVAGIFLIFIEIAYKRHKDARRKQMQLAFAAVNVWRKNLQRELRRRSKCIPEHALRTSGIHFGYPRAVAEPDLVTPSPVGKVTLIGTKAIGEESLSAPAAERGRSPRLAAPAPWRLVLPACANQDRKSGRAEPDPKKKATFRSITSTLASSFKRRRSSKDTQYHPTDITGQLNLSDPSVSTVV, encoded by the exons ATGAGCACCatgcggctgctgctgctcgccctgctcttctcctcctccttcgcCCGCGCCGGCTGCGACCCCAAGATCGTCAACATCGGCGCGGTGCTGAGCACCAAGAAGCACGAGCAGATCTTCCGCGAGGCGGTGAACCAGGCCAACAAGCGGCACGGCACCTGGAAGCTGCAGCTCAACGCCACCTCGGTCACGCACAAGCCCAACGCCATCCAGATGGCCCTCTCCGTCTGCGAGGACCTCATCTCCAGCCAG GTCTATGCAATATTAGTTAGTCACCCTCCTGCTCCCAACGATCACCTAACACCAACACCCGTATCATACACAGCTGGCTTCTACAGGATCCCTGTCATTGGTCTGACAACACGCATGTCTATATATTCTGATAAG AGCATCCACCTGTCCTTTTTGCGCACGGTCCCACCATACTCTCACCAGGCCAACGTCTGGTTTGAGATGATGAGAGTCTTCAACTGGAATCACGTCATTCTGATAGTCAGCGACGACCACGAAGGTCGTGCTGCACAAAAGAAGCTGGAGACCCTCTTGGAGGAGAGAGAGTCCAAG AGTAAAAAAAGGAACTATGAAAACCTCGACCAACTTTCCTATGACAACAAGCGAGGACCCAAG GCTGAGAAAGTGCTTCAGTTTGACCCCGGGACCAAAAATGTGACGtcgctgctgctggaggctaAGGAGCTGGAGGCTCGTGTCATCATCCTCTCTGCCAG CGAGGATGATGCGGCCACGGTGTACAGATCAGCAGCCATGCTCAATATGACGGGCTCCGGCTACGTGTGGCTGGTGGGAGAACGGGAGATCTCGGGCAATGCCCTGCGCTATGCCCCTGATG GAGTCATCGGTTTGCAGCTCATCAACGGGAAGAATGAATCAGCCCACATCAGTGACGCTGTTGCAGTGGTGGCCCAGGCTGTGCACGACCTGTTTGAAAAGGAGAACATCACCGACCCACCGCGGGGCTGCGTGGGCAACACCAACATTTGGAAAACAGGGCCCCTTTTCAAGAG GGTGTTGATGTCCTCCAAGTACTCAGAGGGCGTCACTGGCCGGGTAGAATTCAatgaggatggggacaggaagTTTGCCAACTACAGCATCATGAACCTGCAGAACCGCAAACTGGTCCAGGTTGGGATTTTCAACGGCAGCCAC GTCTTGACCAATGACCGGAAGATTATCTGGCCAGGGGGAGAAACTGAGAAACCTCAAGGCTATCAGATGTCGACCAAATTGAAG ATTGTGACGATCCACCAAGAGCCCTTTGTGTATGTGAAGCCCACGCAAGCAGATGGGACGTGCAGGGAGGAGTTCACCATCAACGGTGACCCTGTCAAAAAGGTCTTCTGCACAGGGCCCAACGAGACCATCCCAG GCCGCCCCACCGTGGCACTGTGTTGTTACGGCTTCTGCATTGACCTGCTCATCCGCCTGGCGGGGGTGATGAACTTCACCTATGAGGTTCACCTGGTGGCTGATGGTAAATTTGGTACCCAAGAGCGG GtgaacaacagcaacaagaagGAGTGGAACGGGATGATGGGCGAGCTGTTGAGCGGGCAGGCGGACATGATTGTGGCTCCCCTCACCATCAACAACGAGCGGGCACAGTACATCGAGTTCTCCAAGCCCTTCAAGTACCAGGGTCTGACCATCCTGGTGAAGAAG GAAATCCCCCGCAGCACTCTGGACTCATTCATGCAGCCCTTCCAGAGCACACTTtggctgctggtggggctgtCTGTGCACGTGGTGGCGGTGATGTTGTACCTCTTAGACCGATTCAG CCCATTTGGCCGCTTCAAAGTGAacagcgaggaggaggaggaagatgccCTAACACTCTCCTCGGCCATGTGGTTCTCCTGGGGAGTCCTACTGAACTCTGGCATCGGAGAAG GTGCTCCCCGGAGTTTCTCTGCCCGTATTCTTGGCATGGTGTGGGCTGGCTTTGCTATGATTATTGTGGCTTCCTACACTGCCAACCTGGCTGCTTTCCTGGTGTTGGACCGACCTGAGGAGAGAATTACAGGCATCAACGACCCCCGG CTGCGCAACCCCTCCGATAAGTTCATTTATGCCACGGTGAAGCAGAGCTCGGTGGACATCTACTTCCGACGGCAGGTGGAGCTGAGCACCATGTACCGGCACATGGAGAAGCACAATTACGAGAGCGCTGCCGAAGCCATCCAGGCTGTGCGGGACAA CAAGCTCCATGCCTTCATCTGGGACTCGGCGGTGCTGGAGTTTGAAGCCTCCCAGAAGTGCGACCTGGTGACGACAGGGGAGCTTTTCTTCCGCTCCGGCTTTGGGATTGGGATGCGCAAGGACAGCCCGTGGAAGCAGAATGTCTCCCTGGCCATCCTCAA GTCCCATGAGAACGGCTTCATGGAGGATTTGGACAAGACTTGGGTGAGGTATCAGGAGTGTGATTCCCGTAGCAATGCCCCAGCAACACTCACCTTTGAAAATATGGCAG GTGTGTTTATGCTGGTGGCTGGAGGTATTGTTGCCgggatatttttaatattcatagaAATAGCTTACAAAAGGCATAAGGACGCGCGGAGGAAGCAGATGCAGCTGGCGTTTGCGGCCGTTAATGTGTGGAGGAAAAACCTGCAG AGAGAACTGAGAAGGAGGAGCAAATGTATCCCCGAGCATGCTCTACGCACCAGCGGGATACATTTTGGTTACCCCCGTGCGGTAGCAGAGCCAGACCTGGTCACTCCGTCCCCCGTCGGCAAGGTCACACTCATTGGCACGAAAGCAATTGGGGAGGAATCGTTGTCAGCGCCCGCCGCCGAGCGCGGCCGGTCCCCACGGCTCGCTGCCCCCGCACCGTGGCGGCTGGTGCTCCCAGCCTGCGCCAACCAG GATAGAAAAAGTGGTAGAGCAGAACCTGACCCTAAAAAGAAAGCCACTTTTAGGTCCATCACCTCCACCCTGGCCTCCAGCTTCAAGAGACGTAGGTCCTCCAAGGATACG
- the GRIN1 gene encoding glutamate receptor ionotropic, NMDA 1 isoform X4, translated as MSTMRLLLLALLFSSSFARAGCDPKIVNIGAVLSTKKHEQIFREAVNQANKRHGTWKLQLNATSVTHKPNAIQMALSVCEDLISSQVYAILVSHPPAPNDHLTPTPVSYTAGFYRIPVIGLTTRMSIYSDKSIHLSFLRTVPPYSHQANVWFEMMRVFNWNHVILIVSDDHEGRAAQKKLETLLEERESKSKKRNYENLDQLSYDNKRGPKAEKVLQFDPGTKNVTSLLLEAKELEARVIILSASEDDAATVYRSAAMLNMTGSGYVWLVGEREISGNALRYAPDGVIGLQLINGKNESAHISDAVAVVAQAVHDLFEKENITDPPRGCVGNTNIWKTGPLFKRVLMSSKYSEGVTGRVEFNEDGDRKFANYSIMNLQNRKLVQVGIFNGSHVLTNDRKIIWPGGETEKPQGYQMSTKLKIVTIHQEPFVYVKPTQADGTCREEFTINGDPVKKVFCTGPNETIPGRPTVALCCYGFCIDLLIRLAGVMNFTYEVHLVADGKFGTQERVNNSNKKEWNGMMGELLSGQADMIVAPLTINNERAQYIEFSKPFKYQGLTILVKKEIPRSTLDSFMQPFQSTLWLLVGLSVHVVAVMLYLLDRFSPFGRFKVNSEEEEEDALTLSSAMWFSWGVLLNSGIGEGAPRSFSARILGMVWAGFAMIIVASYTANLAAFLVLDRPEERITGINDPRLRNPSDKFIYATVKQSSVDIYFRRQVELSTMYRHMEKHNYESAAEAIQAVRDNKLHAFIWDSAVLEFEASQKCDLVTTGELFFRSGFGIGMRKDSPWKQNVSLAILKSHENGFMEDLDKTWVRYQECDSRSNAPATLTFENMAGVFMLVAGGIVAGIFLIFIEIAYKRHKDARRKQMQLAFAAVNVWRKNLQRELRRRSKCIPEHALRTSGIHFGYPRAVAEPDLVTPSPVGKVTLIGTKAIGEESLSAPAAERGRSPRLAAPAPWRLVLPACANQQYHPTDITGQLNLSDPSVSTVV; from the exons ATGAGCACCatgcggctgctgctgctcgccctgctcttctcctcctccttcgcCCGCGCCGGCTGCGACCCCAAGATCGTCAACATCGGCGCGGTGCTGAGCACCAAGAAGCACGAGCAGATCTTCCGCGAGGCGGTGAACCAGGCCAACAAGCGGCACGGCACCTGGAAGCTGCAGCTCAACGCCACCTCGGTCACGCACAAGCCCAACGCCATCCAGATGGCCCTCTCCGTCTGCGAGGACCTCATCTCCAGCCAG GTCTATGCAATATTAGTTAGTCACCCTCCTGCTCCCAACGATCACCTAACACCAACACCCGTATCATACACAGCTGGCTTCTACAGGATCCCTGTCATTGGTCTGACAACACGCATGTCTATATATTCTGATAAG AGCATCCACCTGTCCTTTTTGCGCACGGTCCCACCATACTCTCACCAGGCCAACGTCTGGTTTGAGATGATGAGAGTCTTCAACTGGAATCACGTCATTCTGATAGTCAGCGACGACCACGAAGGTCGTGCTGCACAAAAGAAGCTGGAGACCCTCTTGGAGGAGAGAGAGTCCAAG AGTAAAAAAAGGAACTATGAAAACCTCGACCAACTTTCCTATGACAACAAGCGAGGACCCAAG GCTGAGAAAGTGCTTCAGTTTGACCCCGGGACCAAAAATGTGACGtcgctgctgctggaggctaAGGAGCTGGAGGCTCGTGTCATCATCCTCTCTGCCAG CGAGGATGATGCGGCCACGGTGTACAGATCAGCAGCCATGCTCAATATGACGGGCTCCGGCTACGTGTGGCTGGTGGGAGAACGGGAGATCTCGGGCAATGCCCTGCGCTATGCCCCTGATG GAGTCATCGGTTTGCAGCTCATCAACGGGAAGAATGAATCAGCCCACATCAGTGACGCTGTTGCAGTGGTGGCCCAGGCTGTGCACGACCTGTTTGAAAAGGAGAACATCACCGACCCACCGCGGGGCTGCGTGGGCAACACCAACATTTGGAAAACAGGGCCCCTTTTCAAGAG GGTGTTGATGTCCTCCAAGTACTCAGAGGGCGTCACTGGCCGGGTAGAATTCAatgaggatggggacaggaagTTTGCCAACTACAGCATCATGAACCTGCAGAACCGCAAACTGGTCCAGGTTGGGATTTTCAACGGCAGCCAC GTCTTGACCAATGACCGGAAGATTATCTGGCCAGGGGGAGAAACTGAGAAACCTCAAGGCTATCAGATGTCGACCAAATTGAAG ATTGTGACGATCCACCAAGAGCCCTTTGTGTATGTGAAGCCCACGCAAGCAGATGGGACGTGCAGGGAGGAGTTCACCATCAACGGTGACCCTGTCAAAAAGGTCTTCTGCACAGGGCCCAACGAGACCATCCCAG GCCGCCCCACCGTGGCACTGTGTTGTTACGGCTTCTGCATTGACCTGCTCATCCGCCTGGCGGGGGTGATGAACTTCACCTATGAGGTTCACCTGGTGGCTGATGGTAAATTTGGTACCCAAGAGCGG GtgaacaacagcaacaagaagGAGTGGAACGGGATGATGGGCGAGCTGTTGAGCGGGCAGGCGGACATGATTGTGGCTCCCCTCACCATCAACAACGAGCGGGCACAGTACATCGAGTTCTCCAAGCCCTTCAAGTACCAGGGTCTGACCATCCTGGTGAAGAAG GAAATCCCCCGCAGCACTCTGGACTCATTCATGCAGCCCTTCCAGAGCACACTTtggctgctggtggggctgtCTGTGCACGTGGTGGCGGTGATGTTGTACCTCTTAGACCGATTCAG CCCATTTGGCCGCTTCAAAGTGAacagcgaggaggaggaggaagatgccCTAACACTCTCCTCGGCCATGTGGTTCTCCTGGGGAGTCCTACTGAACTCTGGCATCGGAGAAG GTGCTCCCCGGAGTTTCTCTGCCCGTATTCTTGGCATGGTGTGGGCTGGCTTTGCTATGATTATTGTGGCTTCCTACACTGCCAACCTGGCTGCTTTCCTGGTGTTGGACCGACCTGAGGAGAGAATTACAGGCATCAACGACCCCCGG CTGCGCAACCCCTCCGATAAGTTCATTTATGCCACGGTGAAGCAGAGCTCGGTGGACATCTACTTCCGACGGCAGGTGGAGCTGAGCACCATGTACCGGCACATGGAGAAGCACAATTACGAGAGCGCTGCCGAAGCCATCCAGGCTGTGCGGGACAA CAAGCTCCATGCCTTCATCTGGGACTCGGCGGTGCTGGAGTTTGAAGCCTCCCAGAAGTGCGACCTGGTGACGACAGGGGAGCTTTTCTTCCGCTCCGGCTTTGGGATTGGGATGCGCAAGGACAGCCCGTGGAAGCAGAATGTCTCCCTGGCCATCCTCAA GTCCCATGAGAACGGCTTCATGGAGGATTTGGACAAGACTTGGGTGAGGTATCAGGAGTGTGATTCCCGTAGCAATGCCCCAGCAACACTCACCTTTGAAAATATGGCAG GTGTGTTTATGCTGGTGGCTGGAGGTATTGTTGCCgggatatttttaatattcatagaAATAGCTTACAAAAGGCATAAGGACGCGCGGAGGAAGCAGATGCAGCTGGCGTTTGCGGCCGTTAATGTGTGGAGGAAAAACCTGCAG AGAGAACTGAGAAGGAGGAGCAAATGTATCCCCGAGCATGCTCTACGCACCAGCGGGATACATTTTGGTTACCCCCGTGCGGTAGCAGAGCCAGACCTGGTCACTCCGTCCCCCGTCGGCAAGGTCACACTCATTGGCACGAAAGCAATTGGGGAGGAATCGTTGTCAGCGCCCGCCGCCGAGCGCGGCCGGTCCCCACGGCTCGCTGCCCCCGCACCGTGGCGGCTGGTGCTCCCAGCCTGCGCCAACCAG
- the GRIN1 gene encoding glutamate receptor ionotropic, NMDA 1 isoform X9, which translates to MSTMRLLLLALLFSSSFARAGCDPKIVNIGAVLSTKKHEQIFREAVNQANKRHGTWKLQLNATSVTHKPNAIQMALSVCEDLISSQVYAILVSHPPAPNDHLTPTPVSYTAGFYRIPVIGLTTRMSIYSDKSIHLSFLRTVPPYSHQANVWFEMMRVFNWNHVILIVSDDHEGRAAQKKLETLLEERESKAEKVLQFDPGTKNVTSLLLEAKELEARVIILSASEDDAATVYRSAAMLNMTGSGYVWLVGEREISGNALRYAPDGVIGLQLINGKNESAHISDAVAVVAQAVHDLFEKENITDPPRGCVGNTNIWKTGPLFKRVLMSSKYSEGVTGRVEFNEDGDRKFANYSIMNLQNRKLVQVGIFNGSHVLTNDRKIIWPGGETEKPQGYQMSTKLKIVTIHQEPFVYVKPTQADGTCREEFTINGDPVKKVFCTGPNETIPGRPTVALCCYGFCIDLLIRLAGVMNFTYEVHLVADGKFGTQERVNNSNKKEWNGMMGELLSGQADMIVAPLTINNERAQYIEFSKPFKYQGLTILVKKEIPRSTLDSFMQPFQSTLWLLVGLSVHVVAVMLYLLDRFSPFGRFKVNSEEEEEDALTLSSAMWFSWGVLLNSGIGEGAPRSFSARILGMVWAGFAMIIVASYTANLAAFLVLDRPEERITGINDPRLRNPSDKFIYATVKQSSVDIYFRRQVELSTMYRHMEKHNYESAAEAIQAVRDNKLHAFIWDSAVLEFEASQKCDLVTTGELFFRSGFGIGMRKDSPWKQNVSLAILKSHENGFMEDLDKTWVRYQECDSRSNAPATLTFENMAGVFMLVAGGIVAGIFLIFIEIAYKRHKDARRKQMQLAFAAVNVWRKNLQDRKSGRAEPDPKKKATFRSITSTLASSFKRRRSSKDTQYHPTDITGQLNLSDPSVSTVV; encoded by the exons ATGAGCACCatgcggctgctgctgctcgccctgctcttctcctcctccttcgcCCGCGCCGGCTGCGACCCCAAGATCGTCAACATCGGCGCGGTGCTGAGCACCAAGAAGCACGAGCAGATCTTCCGCGAGGCGGTGAACCAGGCCAACAAGCGGCACGGCACCTGGAAGCTGCAGCTCAACGCCACCTCGGTCACGCACAAGCCCAACGCCATCCAGATGGCCCTCTCCGTCTGCGAGGACCTCATCTCCAGCCAG GTCTATGCAATATTAGTTAGTCACCCTCCTGCTCCCAACGATCACCTAACACCAACACCCGTATCATACACAGCTGGCTTCTACAGGATCCCTGTCATTGGTCTGACAACACGCATGTCTATATATTCTGATAAG AGCATCCACCTGTCCTTTTTGCGCACGGTCCCACCATACTCTCACCAGGCCAACGTCTGGTTTGAGATGATGAGAGTCTTCAACTGGAATCACGTCATTCTGATAGTCAGCGACGACCACGAAGGTCGTGCTGCACAAAAGAAGCTGGAGACCCTCTTGGAGGAGAGAGAGTCCAAG GCTGAGAAAGTGCTTCAGTTTGACCCCGGGACCAAAAATGTGACGtcgctgctgctggaggctaAGGAGCTGGAGGCTCGTGTCATCATCCTCTCTGCCAG CGAGGATGATGCGGCCACGGTGTACAGATCAGCAGCCATGCTCAATATGACGGGCTCCGGCTACGTGTGGCTGGTGGGAGAACGGGAGATCTCGGGCAATGCCCTGCGCTATGCCCCTGATG GAGTCATCGGTTTGCAGCTCATCAACGGGAAGAATGAATCAGCCCACATCAGTGACGCTGTTGCAGTGGTGGCCCAGGCTGTGCACGACCTGTTTGAAAAGGAGAACATCACCGACCCACCGCGGGGCTGCGTGGGCAACACCAACATTTGGAAAACAGGGCCCCTTTTCAAGAG GGTGTTGATGTCCTCCAAGTACTCAGAGGGCGTCACTGGCCGGGTAGAATTCAatgaggatggggacaggaagTTTGCCAACTACAGCATCATGAACCTGCAGAACCGCAAACTGGTCCAGGTTGGGATTTTCAACGGCAGCCAC GTCTTGACCAATGACCGGAAGATTATCTGGCCAGGGGGAGAAACTGAGAAACCTCAAGGCTATCAGATGTCGACCAAATTGAAG ATTGTGACGATCCACCAAGAGCCCTTTGTGTATGTGAAGCCCACGCAAGCAGATGGGACGTGCAGGGAGGAGTTCACCATCAACGGTGACCCTGTCAAAAAGGTCTTCTGCACAGGGCCCAACGAGACCATCCCAG GCCGCCCCACCGTGGCACTGTGTTGTTACGGCTTCTGCATTGACCTGCTCATCCGCCTGGCGGGGGTGATGAACTTCACCTATGAGGTTCACCTGGTGGCTGATGGTAAATTTGGTACCCAAGAGCGG GtgaacaacagcaacaagaagGAGTGGAACGGGATGATGGGCGAGCTGTTGAGCGGGCAGGCGGACATGATTGTGGCTCCCCTCACCATCAACAACGAGCGGGCACAGTACATCGAGTTCTCCAAGCCCTTCAAGTACCAGGGTCTGACCATCCTGGTGAAGAAG GAAATCCCCCGCAGCACTCTGGACTCATTCATGCAGCCCTTCCAGAGCACACTTtggctgctggtggggctgtCTGTGCACGTGGTGGCGGTGATGTTGTACCTCTTAGACCGATTCAG CCCATTTGGCCGCTTCAAAGTGAacagcgaggaggaggaggaagatgccCTAACACTCTCCTCGGCCATGTGGTTCTCCTGGGGAGTCCTACTGAACTCTGGCATCGGAGAAG GTGCTCCCCGGAGTTTCTCTGCCCGTATTCTTGGCATGGTGTGGGCTGGCTTTGCTATGATTATTGTGGCTTCCTACACTGCCAACCTGGCTGCTTTCCTGGTGTTGGACCGACCTGAGGAGAGAATTACAGGCATCAACGACCCCCGG CTGCGCAACCCCTCCGATAAGTTCATTTATGCCACGGTGAAGCAGAGCTCGGTGGACATCTACTTCCGACGGCAGGTGGAGCTGAGCACCATGTACCGGCACATGGAGAAGCACAATTACGAGAGCGCTGCCGAAGCCATCCAGGCTGTGCGGGACAA CAAGCTCCATGCCTTCATCTGGGACTCGGCGGTGCTGGAGTTTGAAGCCTCCCAGAAGTGCGACCTGGTGACGACAGGGGAGCTTTTCTTCCGCTCCGGCTTTGGGATTGGGATGCGCAAGGACAGCCCGTGGAAGCAGAATGTCTCCCTGGCCATCCTCAA GTCCCATGAGAACGGCTTCATGGAGGATTTGGACAAGACTTGGGTGAGGTATCAGGAGTGTGATTCCCGTAGCAATGCCCCAGCAACACTCACCTTTGAAAATATGGCAG GTGTGTTTATGCTGGTGGCTGGAGGTATTGTTGCCgggatatttttaatattcatagaAATAGCTTACAAAAGGCATAAGGACGCGCGGAGGAAGCAGATGCAGCTGGCGTTTGCGGCCGTTAATGTGTGGAGGAAAAACCTGCAG GATAGAAAAAGTGGTAGAGCAGAACCTGACCCTAAAAAGAAAGCCACTTTTAGGTCCATCACCTCCACCCTGGCCTCCAGCTTCAAGAGACGTAGGTCCTCCAAGGATACG